In Marixanthomonas ophiurae, one genomic interval encodes:
- a CDS encoding 2TM domain-containing protein: MKNYTETAYHRAQKKVDSIKVFYNHIIVYLLINIASILIWFFVIRGFYATIENQGFKNWIDANFLFFSIVWTIILIFHGLKVFKGDKFKAFKISVFKKWEERKIKEFMEAEEKLKRF; the protein is encoded by the coding sequence ATGAAAAATTATACAGAAACCGCATATCATCGTGCTCAGAAAAAAGTCGATAGCATCAAAGTATTTTACAATCACATTATTGTTTATCTACTCATTAATATCGCCTCTATTTTAATATGGTTTTTTGTAATTAGAGGCTTTTACGCAACTATTGAAAATCAAGGATTTAAAAATTGGATAGACGCAAATTTTTTATTCTTCTCAATAGTATGGACCATTATTTTGATTTTCCACGGTTTAAAAGTATTCAAAGGTGACAAATTTAAAGCCTTTAAAATTTCAGTTTTTAAAAAATGGGAAGAACGCAAGATTAAAGAGTTCATGGAAGCGGAAGAAAAACTAAAAAGATTTTAA
- a CDS encoding 2TM domain-containing protein, with protein MEFEKKSKYERAKKRVEDIKGFYTHLSIYFVINGLMLLAALGIFEGTFLPIQFPDWSYFTTPIFWGIAIFIHWVYVFKSKLMPFRG; from the coding sequence ATGGAGTTTGAAAAAAAATCTAAATACGAACGCGCCAAAAAAAGAGTAGAAGATATAAAGGGCTTTTATACACATTTAAGTATTTATTTTGTAATTAATGGGTTAATGCTTTTAGCGGCACTTGGTATTTTTGAAGGTACTTTTTTACCCATTCAGTTTCCAGATTGGTCCTATTTTACCACACCAATTTTTTGGGGAATTGCAATTTTTATTCATTGGGTTTATGTTTTTAAATCAAAACTCATGCCCTTTAGAGGCTAG
- a CDS encoding 2TM domain-containing protein, translating into MNTDRDTERDNKYLRAKERMEHIKKFYTSLFFYIVFILFLAGLNYYTNELRYPWFLWAALGWGIGIVFQAAKAFKFNSFLGKDWEERKMKQFMEEDEKNSKDLWK; encoded by the coding sequence ATGAATACCGATAGAGATACAGAAAGGGATAACAAGTACTTACGTGCTAAAGAACGCATGGAGCATATAAAAAAATTCTATACCAGTTTATTCTTTTACATTGTATTCATTCTTTTTCTTGCTGGGCTTAATTATTATACCAACGAATTACGCTACCCTTGGTTTTTATGGGCAGCATTGGGATGGGGTATAGGCATTGTGTTTCAGGCTGCAAAAGCTTTTAAGTTTAATTCATTCTTAGGAAAAGACTGGGAAGAGCGCAAAATGAAACAGTTTATGGAAGAAGATGAAAAAAACAGCAAAGACCTTTGGAAATAA
- a CDS encoding DUF7010 family protein, with amino-acid sequence MKRTLEEQRIEFSNQKFLATPLAGLIVWSIIGVTGFFFSDFITVWTIFIGTGSIVYLGLFLSKFTGENFLDKNKPKNEFDTLFLFTAGQAIMVYSIAIPFFLIDYSSLPMTVGILTGLMWLPFSWIIKHWVGIFHTIIRTVLIVALWYLVPEYRFIAIPFSIVFIYIITLLILKTRKRN; translated from the coding sequence ATGAAAAGAACACTTGAAGAACAGCGAATTGAATTTTCCAATCAAAAATTTCTTGCGACACCTTTAGCTGGATTAATTGTTTGGTCTATTATTGGGGTTACAGGTTTTTTTTTCTCGGATTTTATAACAGTTTGGACCATTTTTATTGGAACAGGAAGCATTGTATACCTAGGTTTATTTCTTTCAAAATTCACGGGTGAAAATTTCTTAGATAAAAATAAACCGAAAAACGAGTTTGATACACTTTTCCTTTTTACCGCTGGACAAGCCATTATGGTTTACTCGATAGCTATACCATTTTTCCTTATTGACTATTCTTCTCTTCCAATGACTGTTGGTATTTTAACTGGATTAATGTGGTTGCCATTTTCTTGGATAATAAAACATTGGGTTGGTATTTTTCATACAATAATTAGAACTGTATTAATTGTAGCCCTTTGGTATCTAGTACCAGAATATAGATTTATAGCAATACCATTCTCAATTGTTTTTATATACATAATAACATTGTTGATTCTCAAAACAAGAAAAAGAAATTAA